One genomic segment of Streptomyces sp. NBC_00239 includes these proteins:
- a CDS encoding RNA polymerase-binding protein RbpA, which translates to MASGNAIRGSRVGAGPMGEAERGESAPRLRISFWCSNGHETQPSFASDAQVPDTWDCPRCGFPAGQDREHPPAPPRTEPYKTHLAYVRERRTDADGEAILAEALAKLRGEI; encoded by the coding sequence GTGGCAAGTGGCAACGCGATCCGTGGAAGTCGGGTCGGAGCGGGGCCGATGGGCGAGGCGGAGCGCGGCGAGTCCGCGCCGCGCCTGCGCATCTCCTTCTGGTGCTCGAACGGGCACGAGACGCAGCCGAGCTTCGCCAGTGACGCACAGGTGCCGGACACCTGGGACTGCCCGCGCTGCGGGTTCCCGGCCGGTCAGGACCGGGAGCATCCGCCCGCTCCGCCGCGTACCGAGCCCTACAAGACGCACCTCGCCTACGTGCGGGAGCGGCGCACCGACGCCGACGGCGAGGCGATCCTCGCCGAGGCGCTCGCCAAGCTCCGCGGCGAGATCTGA
- the tpiA gene encoding triose-phosphate isomerase has product MTNQTTRTPLMAGNWKMNLNHLEAIAHVQKLAFALADKDFDAVEVAVLPPFTDLRSVQTLVDGDKLKIKYGAQDISAQDSGAYTGEISGPMLAKLKCSYVAVGHSERRQYHGEDDALCNAKVKAAFKHGITPILCVGEGLDVRKAGNQVAHTLAQVDGGLKDLPAEQAETVVIAYEPVWAIGTGEVATPEDAQEVCGAIRGRLAELYSQELADKVRIQYGGSVKSGNIAAIMAQPDVDGALIGGAALDTDEFVKIVRFRDQ; this is encoded by the coding sequence ATGACGAACCAGACCACCCGCACCCCGCTGATGGCGGGCAACTGGAAGATGAACCTCAACCACCTCGAGGCCATCGCCCACGTGCAGAAGCTCGCCTTCGCCCTCGCCGACAAGGACTTCGACGCGGTCGAGGTCGCGGTGCTGCCGCCCTTCACCGACCTGCGCTCGGTCCAGACGCTGGTCGACGGCGACAAGCTGAAGATCAAGTACGGCGCCCAGGACATCTCGGCGCAGGACTCCGGCGCGTACACCGGCGAGATCTCCGGCCCGATGCTCGCCAAGCTGAAGTGCTCGTACGTGGCCGTCGGCCACAGCGAGCGCCGCCAGTACCACGGCGAGGACGACGCCCTCTGCAACGCCAAGGTCAAGGCCGCCTTCAAGCACGGGATCACCCCGATCCTGTGCGTCGGCGAGGGCCTCGACGTCCGCAAGGCCGGCAACCAGGTCGCGCACACGCTCGCCCAGGTCGACGGCGGACTCAAGGACCTCCCGGCCGAGCAGGCCGAGACCGTCGTGATCGCCTACGAGCCGGTGTGGGCCATCGGCACCGGCGAGGTCGCCACCCCCGAGGACGCCCAGGAGGTCTGCGGGGCGATCCGCGGCCGGCTGGCCGAGCTGTACTCCCAGGAGCTGGCCGACAAGGTCCGCATCCAGTACGGCGGCTCCGTGAAGTCGGGCAACATCGCCGCGATCATGGCGCAGCCCGATGTCGACGGCGCCCTCATCGGCGGCGCGGCCCTGGACACGGATGAGTTCGTCAAGATCGTCCGCTTCCGCGACCAGTGA
- the secG gene encoding preprotein translocase subunit SecG — MGFSIALIVFSLLLMLLVLMHKGKGGGLSDMFGGGMQSSVGGSSVAERNLDRITVVIGLLWFACIVALGLIMKLDS, encoded by the coding sequence ATGGGGTTCTCGATCGCCCTGATCGTCTTCAGCCTGCTGCTGATGCTGCTGGTGCTGATGCACAAGGGCAAGGGCGGCGGCCTCTCCGACATGTTCGGCGGCGGCATGCAGTCGTCCGTCGGCGGCTCCTCCGTCGCTGAGCGCAACCTCGACCGCATCACCGTGGTGATCGGTCTGCTGTGGTTCGCGTGCATCGTCGCGCTCGGCCTGATCATGAAGCTGGACAGCTGA